From the Solanum pennellii chromosome 4, SPENNV200 genome, one window contains:
- the LOC107015542 gene encoding uncharacterized protein LOC107015542 — MACRSVLRTVLLKEPWLSLPRNPTSFPLPLFYNHKSSLSIFPCRCKCKSPNYRRTQFLNCSNNGNPDEQGPPQEVVLKAISEVSKTEGRVGQTTNVVIGGTVHDDSTNEWLALDKKVNSYPTERGFTAIGTGGDDFVHSMIVAVESVIQQPVPQGQVKQKLSSGGKYVSVNIGPIQVVSSEQVQAVYEAMKRDVRMKYFL, encoded by the exons ATGGCGTGCAGGAGTGTGTTGAGAACGGTATTGTTAAAGGAACCATGGTTATCTCTTCCAAGGAATCCCACCTCTTTTCCTCTACCATTATTTTATAACCACAAATCTTCTTTATCCATTTTCCCTTGTCGCTGTAAATGTAAATCCCCAAATTATAGAAGAACTCAGTTTCTTAATTGCTCCAATAACGGAAACCCAGATGAacagggtcctcctcaagaagTTGTCCTTAAGGCCATTTCAGAAGTGTCCAAGACAGAAGGGAGAGTTGGACAAACTACCAATGTTGTTATTGGAGGCACCGTGCATGATGATTCAACTAATGAGTGGCTAGCTCTCGATAAGAAG GTGAATTCTTACCCAACTGAAAGAGGCTTTACAGCTATTGGTACTGGAGGTGATGATTTTGTGCATTCTATGATTGTTGCTGTAGAGTCAGTGATACAACAGCCCGTTCCCCAG GGACAGGTGAAGCAGAAGCTATCTTCAGGTGGAAAATACGTATCAGTAAATATCGGACCCATTCAAGTTGTTTCCAGTGAGCAG GTTCAAGCTGTATACGAGGCCATGAAGAGAGATGTTAGGATGAAATACTTTCTGTAA